In Periplaneta americana isolate PAMFEO1 chromosome 4, P.americana_PAMFEO1_priV1, whole genome shotgun sequence, one DNA window encodes the following:
- the LOC138698849 gene encoding pupal cuticle protein 36-like: MKILLMCALAVALDAVAVKSDGESEKVTEKRGVSGLGYGSGGVDHGHGGVSYSSVSYGGGHGGLGSAGGISFGSGHGGLISAGGYGYGGISGFGGGAAGFGGGVGGGGVQVNTITQTVPVPVPQPVPITITRPVPVQVPVPFHVPVSRPVPVPVLQPVPVTVNRPYPVTVNRPVPVPVPQPVPVPVPQTVPVSVPHPVPVPVAQPVPVSVPQPVVVSVPVPVVVPSGNVGGAGVGGGLGGGFGGGDAGFGHGFGGSGGVGHFSSGGFGKH; this comes from the exons ATGAAGATCCTCCTG ATGTGCGCCCTGGCCGTTGCCCTCGACGCCGTTGCGGTAAAATCCGACGGCGAATCCGAGAAAGTCACCGAGAAGCGCGGAGTCAGCGGACTGGGCTACGGCTCCGGCGGAGTTGATCACGGCCACGGCGGAGTCAGCTACAGCTCTGTGAGCTATGGAGGCGGGCACGGGGGCCTTGGCAGCGCGGGGGGAATTTCATTCGGTTCCGGACACGGAGGCCTAATTAGTGCTGGAGGATATGGCTACGGAGGAATTTCAGGATTCGGTGGAGGCGCCGCAGGTTTCGGGGGTGGTGTTGGAGGCGGTGGTGTGCAGGTCAACACCATTACTCAAACAGTTCCAGTCCCCGTACCTCAACCCGTACCTATCACCATCACCAGACCCGTCCCTGTTCAAGTTCCTGTTCCTTTCCATGTCCCAGTTTCACGTCCTGTCCCTGTACCAGTCCTTCAGCCTGTTCCTGTTACCGTCAACAGACCCTATCCTGTCACCGTGAACCGACCTGTCCCTGTCCCTGTGCCTCAACCCGTACCTGTACCTGTACCCCAAACCGTCCCTGTTTCGGTGCCTCACCCCGTACCTGTGCCGGTGGCTCAACCGGTCCCTGTCTCCGTACCTCAGCCAGTTGTCGTGAGTGTGCCTGTACCGGTAGTGGTTCCATCAGGTAACGTTGGAGGTGCTGGTGTCGGCGGCGGTCTCGGAGGAGGTTTCGGAGGAGGAGATGCCGGTTTCGGGCATGGATTTGGAGGTTCTGGAGGAGTTGGTCACTTCTCTTCTGGAGGATTTGGAAAACACTGA